A stretch of the Acyrthosiphon pisum isolate AL4f chromosome A2, pea_aphid_22Mar2018_4r6ur, whole genome shotgun sequence genome encodes the following:
- the LOC100164112 gene encoding gastrula zinc finger protein XlCGF71.1, with the protein MDTLEEDIATIIRNEIRIRKKNKAVKDTNTNTTTITSKTLSDADHSSESKKIFQGTKMEIKEQSNEAVLNVKKKVLEEVTEKTLIANNQESNEFQKKAQTNFSCSVCSKTFEFQSLLLRHNRQHSYEKPFECLICARLFTQKTSLDHHLIIHFGEKSFECKICGLTFSKKSNLRTHEKTHTKEKRLACNFCNKLFKHSFTLVNHRRTHTGEKPFECDVCLKSFAKKYGLDVHYRIHTGERPYLCGICKVSFLTNSDLKKHTQRIHKT; encoded by the exons ATGGATACCCTTGAAGAAGATATTGCAACGATTATAAGAAATGAAATTAGGATACGTAAGAAAAATAAAGCAGTTAAAG atactaATACCAATACAACTACCATTACTTCCAAAACTTTAAGTGATGCTGATCATTCATCGGA atcaaagaaaatatttcaaGGAACAAAAATGGAAATAAAGGAACAATCTAATGAG GCGGtacttaatgtaaaaaaaaaagtactggAAGAAGTGACAGAAAAAACACTAATCGCTAACAATCAGGAATCcaatgaatttcaaaaaaaggCACAGACAAATTTTAGTTGTTCTGTTTGTTCTAAGACATTTGAGTTTCAATCTTTATTATTGAGGCACAATAGACAACATAGTTACGAAAAACCATTTGAATGCTTAATTTGTGCCAGattatttacacaaaaaacATCTTTAGATCATcacttaataatacattttggtgAGAAATCTTTTGAATGCAAAATTTGTGGACtaacattttcgaaaaaatcaaaCTTAAGAACACATGAAAAAACACATACCAAGGAAAAACGTCTAgcatgtaatttttgtaacaaattgtTTAAGCATTCGTTTACATTGGTTAATCACCGTAGGACCCATACCGGTGAAAAACCATTTGAGTGTGATGTGTGTCTTAAATCATTTGCAAAAAAATACGGATTAGATGTACACTATCGAATTCATACTGGTGAGAGACCATACTTATGTGGAATTTGTAAGGTATCATTCCTTACCAACAGCGATCTTAAGAAACATACTCAAAGAATACACAAAACATGA
- the LOC100168207 gene encoding mediator of RNA polymerase II transcription subunit 17, whose protein sequence is MAYSTSVNISIETQAENIIQEISYDGQEIYQPALSMSDNLSKLAQRIDFSKVDDDTKQQEVEIKSEEESKEPSPNVPISGWIDSVVSKLKRAATEICVISDVLAVTKEKRYMILDPIPTESIETKPMAQIYLRKKALASASNIIMSAVDRLRSSQNEFIRNRTTPDFHIELLRLRQNWRLKKVSTAIIGDLSYKTAGSKFGQSGMFEVTKAEDDVQSNTGTSSSSPSSSPSHNVSITKSPSALRVTVPTELQGVSYIMVLCQKDQENIFNTSFNLLGSAPATPNPDMHWQQKLEAAQNVLFCKELFNQLAKEAVQLQATIPHMVVGNQISATVFPGIQLIIGLCHSSTNGNPNAILPSKTDHDHVLEHSLHQLLREVHHRNTHQPFPHPSSGPLGPSKRRAVAGPNAADRFELLEMSKSQTLLEQIIEQAQHFFMRLRTEYVIDTLAKEVKDPIIISHWNSLNSPTQACVKVTIVSHGFDCICRTSLVVHVMKKSLKCICRDGRVMYLSYEPQELRDLIFCQIYQHQIMGVQSVAKTQGWQFLASSSHLGLGPVEPMGNASSCLLASPIGDRLISVKCEPQGNVSVSIAHSPKKDFFGGQLVKERKWENLGGSFKKVRWDKMEGKNFLNKIELLMASLTNST, encoded by the exons atggcGTATTCTACAAGTGTGAATATAAGTATTGAAACACAAGCCGAAAATATAATCCAGGAAATTTCCTACGATGGACAGGAAATTTATCAACC GGCATTATCTATGTCTGATAATTTGTCTAAGCTTGCACAGAGAATTGACTTCAGTAAGGTTGACGATGACACTAAACAACAAGAAGTGGAGATTAAAAGCGAAGAAGAATCCAAAGAGCCGTCTCCTAATGTCCCTATATCTGGATGGATTGATTCAGTAGTTTCTAAACTAAA gAGAGCAGCAACAGAAATTTGTGTTATATCAGATGTATTAGCTGTTACAAAAGAAAAACGATATATGATACTAGATCCAATCCCTACTGAATCAATCGAAACCAAACCAATGGCTCAAATTTATCTCCGGAAaaag gCATTAGCTAGtgcatcaaatataataatgtcagCTGTAGACCGATTAAGAAGTAGTCAGAATGAATTCATAAGAAACAGAACAACCCCTGATTTTCATATTGAGTTATTAAGATTACGACAAAATTGGAGGTTAAAAAAAGTTTCTACAGCCATAATTGGTGACCTAAGTTATAAAACag CTGGTTCAAAATTTGGACAAAGTGGTATGTTTGAAGTAACAAAAGCAGAAGATGATGTTCAATCAAATACTGGAACTTCTTCTAGTAGTCCATCATCCTCTCCTAGTCATAATGTTTCAATCACTAAATCACCATCAGCACTTAGAGTGACTGTACCTACTGAACTACAAGGAGTATCTTATATAATGGTATTATGCCAAAAAG atcaagaaaatatttttaacacttcGTTTAATCTACTGGGTTCAGCTCCAGCTACTCCTAATCCGGACATGCATTGGCAACAAAAATTAGAAGCTGctcaaaatgtattgttttgtaAAGAATTGTTCAATCAGCTGGCCAAAGAAGCAGTTCAATTGCAAGCAACTATTCCGCATATGGTTGTTGGAAATCAAATTTCAGCTACA GTATTTCCTGGTATTCAGTTAATAATCGGATTATGTCATAGTTCAACAAATGGTAATCCTAATGCTATATTACCATCTAAAACTGATCATGATCATGTACTAGAACACTCTTTGCATCAACTTTTAAGAGAAGTACATCATAGAAATACTCATCAACCATTTCCACATCCTTCTTCAGGGCCATTAGGTCCAAGTAAACGTCGTGCAGTTGCTGGACCTAATGCTGCAGATCGTTTTGAATTATTAGAAATGtctaaaag cCAAACTTTATTGGAACAAATTATAGAACAAGCGCAGCATTTTTTTATGAGATTACGTACAGAATATGTAATTGATACACTAGCTAAagaa GTTAAAGATccaattataatttcacattgGAATTCATTGAACTCTCCAACACAAGCTTGCGTTAAAGTTACTATTGTATCACATGGATTTGACTGTATTTGTCGAACTTCTTTAGTTGTGCATGTaatgaaaaaatcattaaaatgtatttgccGAGATGGTCGAGTAATGTATTTATCATATGAACCACAAGAATTAAGAGATCTCATTTTTTGTCaa ATTTATCAACATCAAATAATGGGCGTACAGTCCGTAGCTAAAACACAAGGATGGCAATTCTTAGCTAGTTCTTCCCACCTTGGCCTAGGTCCAGTTGAGCCTATGGGAAATGCTAGCTCATGTCTCTTAGCTTCACCAATAGGGGATAg GTTGATATCTGTAAAATGTGAACCACAAGGCAATGTCAGTGTGAGTATTGCACATTCACCAAAAAAAGACTTCTTTGGAGGCCAATTGGTAAAAGAAAGAAAATGGGAAAATTTGGGAGGTTCATTTAAAAAGGTTAGGTGGGACAAAATGGAaggtaaaaactttttaaacaaaattgaacTTTTAATGGCTAGTTTAACCAATTCTACctaa